Proteins encoded together in one Vigna angularis cultivar LongXiaoDou No.4 chromosome 5, ASM1680809v1, whole genome shotgun sequence window:
- the LOC128196680 gene encoding uncharacterized protein LOC128196680, which yields MAKELKSLKLWQKQESILKEKERVEREQYLETLEEELRVLAQKQEKVQEEIKKSRSRSHSRRSSKTPTENTYPEQDSRTAAQFYQHPPPRRYRRESEQPPREIRIDLPHFHGKEDVEAYLDWEMKVEQLFECHQIIEERKVSLATLSFQGNAMYWWTALVRERRLSNSPQVQYWNDLKSALRRRHIPSYYHRELMDKLQRLQQRTMSVEEYRQKMELYMMRAGIREEEGTTISRFLSGLNLDIRDRVELLPYQDLNDLVQICIKVEQQHLRKGLKIDHSNSYVKKDYKREGK from the coding sequence atggccaaggaactaaaatcactaaaactttggcaaaagcaagaatccattttgaaagaaaaagagagagttgaaagagaacaatatcttgaaaccttagaagaagaacttagagttctagcccaaaaacaagaaaaggtccaagaagagataaagaaaagtaggagtaggagtcactcaaggagaagttcaaaaacTCCCACAGAAAACACATACCCTGAACAAGATAGTAGGACTGCTGCACAATTCTACCAACATCCTCCACCTAGAAGGTATAGAAGGGAGAGTGAACAACCACCAAGAGAGATTAGGATAGACCTTCCTCATTTCCATGGGAAAGAAGATGTTGAGGCATACCTagattgggaaatgaaagtagaaCAACTTTTTGAGTGTCATCAAATAATAGAGGAAAGGAAAGTTTCCCTAGCCACCTTAAGCTTTCAAGGGAATgccatgtattggtggactgccctagtgagagaaagaagactctccaattcccctcaagtccaatattggaatgacttgaagagtgctctaagaagaagacacataccttcctactaccatagagagcttatggataaactccaaaggctccaacaaagaaccatgagtgtggaagaatataggcaaaagatggaactctacatgatgagggcgggaattagggaagaagaaggaaccacaatttctagatttctaagtggtcttaatcttgatattagagatagagtggaattgttgccctatcaagatcttaatgatttggtacaaatttgcataaaggtagagcaacaacatttgagaaaaggtttgaaaattgaccACTCAAACTCATATGTTAAGAAAGACTACAAGAGGGAGGGAAAATAA